From Xylanibacter oryzae DSM 17970, a single genomic window includes:
- a CDS encoding SusC/RagA family TonB-linked outer membrane protein yields the protein MKHVKLLFVRVFPVVVLLMAFCLNMHAQSGITIKGVVTDQKNESVIGASVVVKGRPGLGTISDLDGHFTISVPNANSVIVISYVGMKSKEMKVGGMRNFKVVLDDDNTQLGELVVVGYGQQKKASVVGAITQTTGDVLKRAAGVNDIGSALTGNLPGVVTTASSGMPGAEEPKIVIRSASSWNNSDPLVLVDGIERPMSSVDISSVKTISVLKDASATAVYGVKGANGVILITTKRGEEGRAKIDVSATMTVKAPSYLPSKYDSYDALMYRNTAIEHELPISPDSWSKITPQSTIDMYRDQTTTAQRERYPNVDWQKTLFKDYCMSYNANVNISGGTKFVKYFVATDYVHEGDLYRQIDNGRGYNSGYGFNRLNVRSNLDFQLTKTTVFKMNLAGSAGTSKSPWSNSGQSDWQIAQQWAGAYNIAPDVFLPVYSDGSWGYYPNGVNVSNSAEGVSISGVAETTTTRINTDFTLEQDLSFITKGLRASGMIAWDNTFVEGSRGVSDLYNDPQHKWIDPATGTVYYKTAFDNNNKFDYQQGVLWSTSGGSVNDYATQRNLNYQLQLNWGRDFGKHNVTAMGLFARQQYATGSEVPHYREDWVFRTTYNYADKYFVEYNGAYNGSEKFSKDNRFAFFNSGALGWMISEEKFIKDNLKFLDMLKIRASYGEIGDDNVGSRWLYMSQWAYGGTTAWTSSGYNSREESPYTWYREASVGNPNVKWETVKKTNLGIDYAFLNGMFAGSVDFFHDKRFDILVGGSDRSVPSYYGNTAPTANLGQVTTHGYEFELRFNKNINRDLHIWANFNMTHAVNKILVKDDPELLPAYQKQAGYSMGQYKSYISSGHTNTYDQIYGSTKHDANDASKLPGDYNIIDFNADGVIDSKDQVPYGYSSTPQNTYNATIGFEWKGFSGFVQFYGVTNVTRDVVLTSFAGNLDNVYDQGAWWSKYSDGDVVVPRWNSKTSYNDATQYLYDGSYIRLKNAEVAYTFNNQLTKKLGISNLKIFINGNNLWMWSRMPDDREMNNSFGGSVGAYPTMKRYNLGIKFSL from the coding sequence ATGAAACATGTAAAACTATTATTCGTAAGAGTTTTTCCCGTTGTGGTGTTGCTGATGGCGTTTTGCCTGAACATGCATGCCCAGTCGGGAATTACAATTAAAGGTGTAGTAACGGATCAGAAGAATGAGTCCGTTATTGGTGCATCTGTTGTCGTGAAAGGGCGTCCTGGGCTTGGAACTATATCCGACCTAGACGGACATTTTACTATTTCAGTGCCTAATGCGAATTCTGTTATCGTCATTTCTTATGTCGGAATGAAATCAAAGGAAATGAAGGTAGGCGGTATGCGAAACTTCAAAGTTGTTCTTGATGATGACAACACTCAACTCGGTGAATTGGTCGTAGTTGGTTATGGCCAGCAGAAAAAAGCCAGTGTTGTAGGTGCAATCACTCAAACTACAGGAGACGTGTTGAAACGTGCTGCAGGTGTTAACGACATTGGTTCTGCACTAACTGGTAATTTACCTGGTGTCGTTACTACAGCTAGCTCGGGTATGCCAGGTGCAGAAGAGCCTAAAATTGTTATTCGTAGTGCTTCTTCTTGGAACAATAGTGATCCTCTTGTTCTTGTAGATGGAATTGAACGCCCTATGAGTAGTGTGGATATTAGTTCTGTAAAGACAATCTCTGTATTGAAAGATGCTTCTGCAACAGCCGTTTATGGTGTTAAGGGTGCTAATGGCGTAATTCTTATAACTACAAAGCGTGGTGAAGAAGGCCGGGCTAAAATAGATGTAAGTGCAACAATGACAGTGAAGGCTCCTTCATATTTGCCTTCAAAATATGATTCATATGATGCTCTTATGTACCGAAATACTGCTATTGAACATGAGTTGCCAATATCTCCTGATTCTTGGAGCAAAATTACTCCACAATCAACTATAGATATGTATCGCGACCAAACAACAACAGCCCAACGTGAACGCTATCCAAATGTAGATTGGCAAAAAACTTTATTTAAAGATTACTGTATGTCATATAATGCGAATGTTAATATTTCAGGAGGTACAAAGTTCGTGAAGTATTTCGTTGCTACTGATTATGTACATGAAGGTGACCTTTATAGGCAAATTGATAATGGCCGTGGATATAATTCTGGATACGGATTTAATCGTTTAAATGTACGTAGTAACCTTGACTTCCAGTTGACAAAAACAACAGTTTTCAAAATGAACTTAGCAGGTTCTGCAGGTACAAGTAAATCTCCTTGGAGTAATTCCGGTCAGTCAGATTGGCAGATAGCTCAACAGTGGGCAGGAGCATATAATATAGCTCCAGATGTTTTCTTACCAGTATACTCTGATGGTTCTTGGGGATATTATCCTAATGGCGTAAATGTTTCAAACTCTGCTGAGGGTGTCTCAATTTCCGGTGTAGCAGAGACAACTACAACAAGAATAAATACAGACTTTACTCTAGAACAAGACTTGAGCTTTATTACAAAAGGTTTAAGAGCAAGTGGTATGATCGCTTGGGATAACACATTCGTTGAGGGGTCACGTGGTGTATCTGACTTATATAATGATCCTCAGCATAAATGGATTGATCCTGCTACAGGAACAGTTTATTATAAAACAGCTTTTGACAACAATAACAAGTTTGATTATCAGCAAGGAGTTCTATGGTCTACATCAGGTGGTTCTGTCAATGATTATGCTACACAGCGTAATCTAAATTACCAGTTACAGTTAAACTGGGGCCGTGATTTTGGTAAGCATAATGTTACAGCAATGGGATTATTTGCACGTCAACAATATGCTACAGGTAGTGAAGTTCCACATTATCGTGAAGACTGGGTATTCCGTACTACTTATAATTATGCAGATAAATATTTTGTTGAATATAATGGAGCATATAATGGTTCGGAAAAGTTTAGTAAAGATAATCGTTTTGCTTTCTTTAATTCAGGTGCTTTAGGATGGATGATATCAGAAGAAAAATTTATAAAAGATAATCTGAAATTTCTTGACATGTTGAAGATCAGGGCTTCTTATGGTGAAATTGGTGATGATAATGTAGGAAGTCGTTGGCTGTATATGTCTCAATGGGCATATGGTGGCACAACAGCATGGACTAGTAGTGGTTATAATTCTCGTGAGGAGAGCCCTTATACATGGTATAGAGAGGCTTCTGTAGGTAACCCAAATGTAAAGTGGGAAACCGTAAAGAAAACGAACTTAGGTATTGATTATGCTTTCTTGAATGGAATGTTTGCTGGTAGTGTTGATTTCTTCCATGATAAGCGTTTTGACATCCTTGTAGGAGGTTCTGACCGTTCTGTACCTTCATATTATGGAAATACAGCTCCAACAGCTAACTTAGGTCAAGTTACTACTCATGGATATGAGTTTGAATTACGCTTTAATAAAAACATTAATAGAGATTTGCATATTTGGGCTAATTTCAATATGACACATGCTGTTAACAAGATTCTTGTTAAAGATGACCCAGAATTACTTCCTGCATATCAAAAGCAAGCTGGATATAGTATGGGACAATATAAATCATATATAAGCTCTGGGCATACGAATACCTATGACCAAATCTATGGCAGTACTAAGCATGATGCAAATGATGCTTCAAAATTACCAGGAGATTATAATATCATTGACTTTAATGCAGATGGTGTAATTGATAGTAAAGATCAGGTTCCTTATGGATATTCTAGTACACCACAAAACACATATAATGCTACAATTGGATTTGAATGGAAAGGGTTTAGTGGCTTTGTTCAGTTCTATGGCGTAACTAATGTTACACGTGATGTTGTCCTTACAAGTTTCGCGGGTAATCTTGATAACGTGTATGATCAAGGTGCATGGTGGTCTAAATACTCCGATGGAGATGTCGTTGTTCCTCGTTGGAATTCAAAGACAAGCTATAACGATGCGACTCAATACCTTTATGATGGATCTTATATACGTCTAAAGAATGCTGAGGTAGCATATACATTCAATAACCAACTTACTAAAAAACTTGGTATTTCTAATCTTAAGATATTTATTAATGGTAATAACCTCTGGATGTGGTCAAGAATGCCTGATGACCGTGAGATGAATAATTCATTTGGAGGTTCT
- a CDS encoding alpha-L-arabinofuranosidase C-terminal domain-containing protein encodes MKKILSIFALIAISSLSMSQTKMTLHLDNAEKNVSPTLYGLMTEEINYSYEGGLYAQLLRNPSFKEIIRHRMPFHSMPVKPKFWELTDSINATMRVEYNKGVNRANNNYLSVNVTKPGIELLNNGFWGLPIHSDTEYNGSLFAKGCSSITVKLESDDNKTVYAQTTINNISDVWGKYYFKLLTNSKAKETKDAHFVITFNGIGTYDLSRVTLFPPTYNNRKNGLRKDLMTMMKGMNPKFLRFPGGNYVEGNRFCDRFDWRKTVGNPDERPGHSSPWGYWSTDGMGLLEFMQWAEDVGAEPLLAVFAGYILNGDHVEGDALKPFIQDALDEIEYVIGGADTKYGAQRIKDGHQQPFPLHYVEIGNEDFFDISGSYSERYQQFYNAIKEKYPQLKIISTIDGNALRTNAENPDEIKLDIVDEHYYRNAKDMYRSAFQYDKYDRKGPKIFCGEWATREGKPTTNMNAALGDAVWMTCLERNSDLVMGACYAPLFVNVSPGAMQWESDLIGYDALKAYGSPSYYAQVMFGNNLGNKIVPINAENVPLFKLTDKLGDTAPEIYYTATKDSNNGRVYLKIVNVTENKNDVQLILDGNSKVNKKGYKIELKSSKPDFTNTIDNPSNIIPVKSLVRISKDMKITLPPYSITILNF; translated from the coding sequence ATGAAAAAAATATTATCTATATTTGCTCTTATCGCAATTTCATCTTTGTCTATGTCACAGACAAAGATGACTTTGCATTTGGACAATGCCGAAAAAAACGTTAGTCCAACTCTTTATGGTCTAATGACAGAGGAAATAAACTATTCTTATGAGGGCGGGTTGTATGCACAACTTTTGAGAAATCCTTCTTTTAAAGAGATAATAAGACATCGTATGCCTTTTCATTCGATGCCAGTTAAACCTAAGTTTTGGGAATTAACTGATTCTATTAATGCAACAATGCGTGTAGAATATAATAAAGGTGTGAATAGGGCTAACAATAATTATCTTTCTGTTAATGTCACTAAGCCGGGAATAGAATTATTAAACAATGGCTTTTGGGGATTACCCATACATTCAGATACAGAATACAATGGCTCTTTGTTTGCAAAGGGATGTTCTTCAATAACTGTCAAATTGGAGTCTGATGATAATAAAACAGTCTATGCCCAAACAACAATAAATAATATTTCAGATGTATGGGGAAAATATTATTTTAAATTGCTTACAAACAGTAAAGCTAAGGAAACCAAAGATGCACATTTCGTAATAACATTTAATGGGATAGGCACTTATGATCTTTCTAGAGTAACATTATTTCCTCCTACTTATAACAATAGGAAAAATGGTTTGCGTAAAGATCTTATGACAATGATGAAAGGTATGAACCCCAAATTTTTGAGGTTTCCTGGAGGAAATTATGTAGAAGGCAATAGATTCTGTGATCGTTTTGATTGGAGAAAGACAGTTGGAAACCCAGATGAACGTCCTGGACATTCAAGTCCATGGGGGTATTGGTCTACAGATGGAATGGGATTGCTGGAATTTATGCAGTGGGCAGAAGATGTTGGTGCCGAACCTTTGCTTGCTGTTTTTGCAGGATACATACTTAATGGAGATCATGTAGAAGGAGATGCCCTTAAGCCTTTTATTCAAGATGCTCTTGACGAAATAGAATATGTAATTGGTGGAGCTGATACAAAATATGGTGCTCAGCGTATAAAAGACGGACATCAACAACCATTTCCATTGCATTATGTTGAAATAGGAAACGAAGACTTCTTTGATATAAGTGGTAGCTATTCAGAGCGTTATCAGCAATTCTATAATGCTATAAAGGAAAAATATCCTCAGTTGAAGATAATATCAACAATAGATGGCAATGCATTGCGTACAAACGCAGAAAATCCAGATGAAATAAAATTGGATATTGTTGACGAACATTATTATCGTAACGCAAAAGATATGTACCGTTCTGCATTTCAATATGATAAATACGATAGAAAAGGACCTAAAATATTCTGTGGAGAGTGGGCTACACGTGAAGGTAAACCTACTACTAATATGAATGCGGCACTAGGTGATGCTGTCTGGATGACCTGTTTAGAGCGTAACTCAGATTTGGTTATGGGAGCTTGTTATGCCCCTTTATTTGTAAATGTGAGCCCTGGAGCGATGCAGTGGGAGAGTGATCTTATTGGTTACGATGCGTTAAAGGCTTATGGATCACCTTCATATTATGCTCAAGTTATGTTTGGTAATAATCTTGGAAATAAGATAGTTCCAATAAATGCTGAAAATGTTCCACTGTTTAAACTTACAGATAAATTAGGTGATACTGCACCTGAAATATATTATACAGCAACAAAAGACAGCAATAACGGACGAGTATATCTAAAAATAGTAAATGTAACAGAAAATAAAAATGATGTACAATTAATATTAGATGGAAATAGTAAAGTAAATAAAAAAGGATATAAGATAGAACTTAAATCTTCAAAACCAGATTTTACAAATACTATTGATAATCCTTCAAATATTATTCCTGTGAAGTCTCTAGTACGAATATCAAAGGATATGAAGATTACACTTCCACCTTATTCTATTACAATATTGAACTTTTAG
- the xyl3A gene encoding xylan 1,4-beta-xylosidase, whose product MNKKITIAFCLMLASTASFSQVLPFRNPKLTADERAKDLVSRLTLDEKANLMLDESPAIPRLNIESFNWWSEALHGVANNNNVTVFPEPIGMAASFNPEMLLRIYGVVSDEMRALYNDNKRAGNKDKKFTSLSVWTPNVNIFRDPRWGRGQETYGEDPYLTSVMGTSVVRGLQGPENAKYSKLYACAKHFAVHSGPEWSRHVANLNDVSPRDLFETYLPAFKTLVQDAGVKEVMCAYQRLDDEPCCGNNRLLQQILRDEWGFKGLVVSDCGAVSDLWQNHKVSSDATHASAKAVLAGTDVECGFNYAYKSVPDAVRRGLISQKDVDLHVYRAMKGRFELGEMDDPSLVPWSKLTHKNDVDTKEHQALSLDMARQTMTLLQNNDNILPLSKNIKKIAVVGPNADDKQLMWGNYNGVPSSTVTILDGIKQKVSEKNIIYMKGCDIVEDKMTDDYLSKCNINGKKGIIATYWNNRQQKGDAVATAQYTEPINLTTAGQHQFAKGVLLKGFSAIYDTRYSPKTTEDLTINISFTGNYILKINGDTVRRNGSWRNVTSKIPYHFEAGKQYDIQLTFVQENDFADASLRFSFGKEKDVDYASVVNKLKGTDVVIFCGGISAQLEGEEMPIELPGFKGGDRTDIQLPLSQRRFLQALKDAGKKVILVNCSGSCIGLEPETKTCDAILQAWYAGDKGGQAVADVLFGDYNPGGKLPITFYKSIKQIPDFENYSMKGRTYRYMTEKPLYPFGYGLSYTSFNIGNAKLDKTTISKNENLKMIVPVSNTGKRDGVEILQVYVHKDGDANGPIKSLKAFSRVNLKAGQTDNVELNLVPSTFECFDEGSNTMRITNGNYELYYGTSSSDNDLKKVNVTIQ is encoded by the coding sequence ATGAATAAAAAAATTACAATTGCCTTTTGTTTGATGCTTGCTTCAACAGCATCATTCTCACAGGTCCTTCCATTCCGCAATCCAAAGTTGACAGCTGATGAGAGAGCCAAAGATTTAGTCTCTAGACTTACTCTTGATGAGAAAGCGAACCTTATGCTTGATGAGTCTCCAGCAATACCGCGTCTGAATATTGAAAGCTTTAACTGGTGGAGTGAGGCTTTACATGGAGTCGCCAATAATAATAACGTTACAGTTTTTCCAGAGCCAATAGGAATGGCAGCGTCTTTTAATCCTGAAATGCTTTTGAGAATATACGGAGTTGTGAGCGACGAAATGCGTGCTTTGTATAATGATAATAAACGTGCAGGCAATAAAGATAAAAAATTTACTAGCCTTTCGGTGTGGACTCCAAATGTAAATATATTCCGTGATCCGCGATGGGGAAGAGGACAGGAAACTTATGGTGAAGATCCTTATCTAACTTCTGTTATGGGTACTTCTGTGGTTAGAGGATTGCAAGGTCCTGAAAATGCGAAGTATAGCAAATTGTATGCCTGTGCTAAGCACTTCGCTGTTCACAGTGGTCCAGAATGGAGCCGTCATGTGGCTAATCTCAATGATGTAAGTCCAAGAGACTTGTTTGAAACATATTTACCGGCATTTAAAACTTTGGTGCAGGATGCAGGGGTTAAAGAAGTGATGTGTGCATACCAGCGTCTTGATGATGAACCATGCTGTGGTAATAACAGACTTCTTCAACAAATTCTGCGTGATGAATGGGGATTTAAAGGTCTTGTAGTATCAGATTGTGGTGCTGTAAGCGATTTATGGCAAAACCATAAGGTGTCATCTGATGCTACTCATGCTTCTGCAAAAGCAGTACTTGCTGGTACAGATGTAGAATGTGGTTTCAACTATGCTTATAAATCTGTACCCGATGCTGTGAGACGTGGCTTGATAAGTCAAAAAGATGTTGACTTACATGTTTATCGGGCAATGAAAGGCCGCTTTGAACTTGGTGAGATGGACGATCCATCATTAGTTCCATGGTCAAAACTTACACATAAAAATGATGTAGATACAAAGGAACATCAGGCTTTGTCACTTGATATGGCACGTCAGACTATGACTTTACTTCAAAACAATGATAATATATTACCATTGTCTAAGAATATTAAAAAGATAGCAGTTGTAGGACCTAATGCTGATGATAAGCAGTTGATGTGGGGAAATTATAATGGAGTTCCAAGTAGTACTGTGACAATTCTTGATGGAATAAAACAAAAAGTATCCGAAAAGAATATTATATATATGAAAGGATGCGATATTGTTGAAGATAAAATGACAGATGATTATCTATCAAAATGTAACATTAATGGCAAAAAAGGAATTATTGCAACATATTGGAATAATCGTCAGCAAAAAGGTGATGCTGTTGCTACTGCACAATATACAGAACCAATTAATCTGACAACAGCAGGACAACATCAGTTTGCTAAAGGTGTTTTACTTAAAGGCTTTTCTGCCATATATGACACCAGATATAGCCCAAAAACAACAGAAGATCTAACAATAAATATCAGTTTCACCGGCAATTATATATTAAAAATTAATGGAGATACAGTTCGTCGCAATGGATCTTGGAGAAATGTAACATCTAAGATTCCATATCACTTCGAGGCAGGCAAACAATATGATATACAACTCACTTTTGTACAGGAGAATGATTTCGCTGATGCCAGTTTAAGATTTTCTTTTGGAAAAGAAAAGGATGTTGATTATGCTAGCGTAGTAAATAAATTGAAAGGGACAGATGTCGTAATATTCTGTGGTGGTATTTCTGCTCAATTGGAAGGTGAAGAGATGCCTATTGAACTACCAGGTTTCAAAGGTGGAGATCGTACAGATATACAGTTGCCTTTATCTCAACGTCGTTTCTTACAGGCTTTAAAAGATGCCGGTAAAAAAGTGATTTTAGTTAACTGTTCAGGTTCTTGCATTGGTCTTGAACCAGAAACAAAAACTTGTGATGCAATACTACAAGCATGGTATGCTGGTGATAAAGGCGGACAGGCTGTAGCAGATGTCCTATTTGGTGATTACAATCCTGGTGGAAAACTTCCAATAACCTTTTATAAAAGTATTAAGCAGATTCCTGATTTTGAAAACTATAGCATGAAAGGACGTACATATAGATATATGACAGAAAAGCCACTGTATCCTTTTGGTTATGGTCTAAGCTATACCTCATTTAATATAGGTAATGCCAAACTGGATAAGACTACCATTAGTAAAAATGAAAATCTAAAGATGATAGTACCTGTTTCAAATACAGGAAAAAGAGATGGCGTTGAAATTTTACAAGTATATGTACATAAGGATGGAGATGCTAATGGACCTATTAAATCTTTGAAAGCCTTTAGTAGAGTGAATTTAAAGGCAGGACAGACTGATAATGTTGAACTTAATCTGGTTCCATCTACTTTTGAATGCTTCGATGAAGGTAGTAATACAATGCGTATAACAAATGGAAATTATGAGCTGTATTATGGAACAAGTTCTTCTGATAATGATCTCAAAAAGGTAAATGTTACAATACAGTAA